The genomic interval GATGGAAAGGATTCCCAGAATGATCAGTTCCAGGATCAGAATTCCTCTGGCATAGGCAGGCTTATCTTCCCGAACGACTGGTTGTGAATCCATCCTCTCATGGTATACGCTTTACAGGAGCGTTGTAAAGAGAGAAATCTGATAACGGTCTTGAATCCCTATCCTTACACAGCATCCTGGCTATTGTCTACCGGCCTCCCGCAGGATATCTTTTAAGTCATCCGGGGATGGAAGCCTTCCGGCGGACAGAATCTTCCCGTTTACGGCCAGGCCGGGAGTGGCCCATAAGCCGAGCTCGACCATCCGGTTTATG from Thermoanaerobaculia bacterium carries:
- a CDS encoding thioredoxin family protein; its protein translation is MKIEILGSGCMKCNKLYELTKRIVEENGIDADVVKVEDINRMVELGLWATPGLAVNGKILSAGRLPSPDDLKDILREAGRQ